The Hydrogenobacter thermophilus TK-6 genome window below encodes:
- a CDS encoding DNA-directed RNA polymerase subunit beta gives MRRNLSLPRKFFGRRSEILEPPHLLFLPKESFESFLQFKKSPHERESKGLEYIFKTSFPFKDPDEKITVEYLGYEVGEWECNRCGYKAYNDQSFLGGYGVKCPKCGTLLTYKEKYTVEECKTKGFTYAVPLRVLVRLKVKTKKGEKALEPKKVYFGEIPMMTETGSFVINGSERIVVSQLIRSPGVFFEEKEERQKDTTIVRIIYRASIIPDKGSRIEFELSSTTDILTARVDKKKISGSYIFRAFGLETAYDILKYFYPETRAFFSEGGRLFDKQTGEEYRVEDLSNNYLFAILRYKGKLEGKGKEEEFLEERYIEDAEDLKRLLKDERIRLDLLTAVPRDSAVKSPYGKIIIETLIAETSPRDPDKRSPIIIPARFTFRDIALVDIYKKLRAVEPMVMELEHLVSRARSHFSLYFEDITRYDLSRVGRVKINAKIHRPPKVLKPADVERLSVLPPLALAEKVSGYIEGELITEQMLKEVFKTKDQVRVRDYTEGAARFVLPVDLVNTVKYLIDLRFGREKKDDIAYLGNRRVRSIGELLENQARIGVARMEKFFRDRCTVANPEDPHLKPQDLLNPRYLTSALYEFLKGGLLSQYLDNTNPLSALTHKRRLSALGPGGLTRESAKFEIRDVHPSHYGRICPIETPEGQNIGLVTSLTVYAQINEFGFIITPYRKVIDGKVTDEIEYLAAYEEENYVIAQYTPTDEEGKINADRVLARYKNDIQIVKPQQVNYMDVSPRQVVSVSASLIPFLEHDDANRALMGSNMQRQAVPLVFTSSPLVGTGMEKKVAYDSAAVIVAKRGGIVEEVDSKRIIVRVNPEEIDPNDPTDIGIDIYELKKMQRTNQNTCINERPLVFKGQKVSKGDVLADGQSTQMGELALGKDVLVAFMPWRGYNFEDAIVISERLVKDDVFTSIHIEELEVEARETKIGYEEITRSVPGIPERMLAHLDEFGIVRIGTYVKPGDILVGKVTPKGEQQLTPEEKLLQAIFGEKSRDVKDTSLRCPPGVEGVVVDVQVFARKVGERRNYLTEHVERQEREALRNELEKRKKLLVEGRNRIIRDLVLGKKTDKDITVKKKTYKAGTVIDEKTFEVLLNYIVAKPENLFEDKDLCNRINEIRDRTKAQVELLERIYKEKEESIGKRSELPPGVVTLVKVYIAQKRKIKVGDKMAGRHGNKGVISVVLPVEDMPFLPDGTPVDIVLNPLGVPSRMNVGQILETHLGWALKELGKKLGELIEHMASRQEIVEFLKKVYSVGDTKDGENTKYIESFLNSLSDEDFIKVVESYAEKGIPVATSVFEGANEEHIKELLKMAGLPEDGRITLYDGRTGEPFDTKVTVGYMYMLKLIHMVDDKIHARSTGPYSLVTQQPLGGRAQFGGQRLGEMEVWALEAHGAAYTLQEMLTVKSDDIEGRTKVYEAIVKGKYTYTPGIPESFRVLVRELKALGLNVKCENGESKPCDQIEIEEEER, from the coding sequence ATGAGAAGAAACTTATCCTTACCTAGGAAGTTCTTTGGAAGAAGGTCAGAAATACTTGAGCCTCCCCACCTTCTGTTTTTACCAAAAGAATCCTTTGAGAGCTTTCTGCAGTTTAAAAAATCTCCCCATGAGCGCGAATCTAAGGGTCTTGAGTATATATTCAAAACCTCCTTTCCCTTCAAGGACCCAGATGAGAAGATCACCGTTGAGTACTTAGGATATGAGGTAGGCGAGTGGGAGTGCAATAGGTGTGGATACAAAGCATACAACGACCAGAGTTTTCTTGGTGGATATGGAGTAAAATGCCCCAAGTGTGGTACATTGCTTACATACAAGGAAAAGTATACGGTAGAAGAGTGTAAAACTAAGGGATTTACTTACGCGGTACCCTTGAGGGTGCTTGTGAGGTTAAAGGTGAAGACCAAAAAGGGGGAAAAGGCTCTTGAACCCAAAAAGGTTTACTTTGGCGAAATACCTATGATGACAGAAACAGGCTCCTTTGTGATTAACGGAAGCGAGAGAATAGTGGTAAGTCAGCTTATAAGATCTCCTGGCGTGTTTTTTGAGGAGAAGGAAGAAAGGCAGAAAGACACCACCATAGTAAGGATCATATACAGAGCCAGCATAATACCAGACAAGGGTTCAAGGATAGAGTTTGAACTCTCAAGCACTACAGATATCCTGACTGCGAGGGTTGACAAGAAGAAGATAAGCGGTTCGTACATATTCAGAGCCTTTGGGTTAGAAACCGCCTATGACATTCTAAAGTACTTTTATCCAGAAACCAGAGCCTTCTTTTCAGAAGGTGGGCGTCTGTTTGATAAACAAACGGGTGAAGAATACAGAGTGGAAGACCTATCTAACAATTACCTGTTTGCTATTCTTAGATACAAAGGAAAACTTGAAGGAAAGGGTAAAGAGGAAGAATTCTTAGAGGAGAGATATATAGAGGATGCTGAGGACCTCAAGAGACTGCTCAAAGACGAGAGAATAAGGCTGGACCTTTTGACAGCAGTACCTAGAGATAGCGCCGTCAAAAGCCCTTATGGAAAGATCATTATAGAAACTTTAATTGCGGAAACTTCACCGCGGGACCCTGACAAAAGAAGTCCTATTATAATACCTGCCCGTTTTACCTTTAGAGACATAGCTCTTGTAGATATATACAAGAAGCTAAGAGCTGTAGAACCTATGGTGATGGAGCTGGAACACCTGGTAAGCAGGGCAAGGTCCCACTTCTCCCTTTACTTTGAAGACATAACCAGGTACGACCTTTCAAGAGTGGGAAGGGTGAAGATAAATGCAAAGATTCACAGACCACCAAAGGTGCTAAAACCCGCGGATGTGGAAAGGCTCTCAGTCTTACCTCCTTTAGCTCTCGCCGAGAAGGTCAGTGGATACATTGAGGGTGAACTTATAACAGAGCAGATGCTAAAGGAGGTCTTCAAAACAAAGGATCAGGTAAGGGTAAGGGATTATACGGAAGGTGCCGCGCGATTTGTCCTGCCCGTAGACCTGGTAAATACGGTTAAGTACCTGATAGACCTTCGCTTTGGTAGAGAGAAAAAGGATGACATTGCTTACCTGGGCAACAGAAGGGTGAGATCCATAGGTGAACTGCTTGAAAACCAAGCCCGTATAGGTGTGGCGCGTATGGAGAAGTTTTTCAGGGATAGATGTACCGTTGCCAATCCAGAAGACCCACACTTAAAGCCTCAGGACCTCTTAAATCCCAGATATCTTACCAGCGCCCTTTACGAGTTTCTCAAAGGCGGACTTCTCTCTCAGTACCTTGACAACACAAATCCCCTCTCTGCGCTAACCCACAAGAGAAGACTATCCGCTCTGGGTCCTGGAGGACTCACCAGAGAAAGCGCCAAGTTTGAGATAAGGGATGTACACCCCTCTCATTATGGCAGAATATGTCCTATAGAAACACCAGAAGGTCAGAACATAGGATTGGTTACCTCTTTAACTGTGTACGCCCAAATCAACGAGTTTGGTTTTATCATAACACCTTATAGGAAGGTGATAGACGGAAAAGTTACTGACGAGATAGAGTATCTTGCAGCCTATGAAGAGGAGAATTATGTCATAGCCCAATACACGCCCACCGATGAGGAAGGCAAAATAAATGCGGATAGAGTTCTTGCAAGATACAAAAACGACATCCAGATAGTAAAACCTCAGCAGGTAAATTACATGGATGTCTCTCCAAGACAGGTGGTTTCGGTGTCCGCCTCGCTGATTCCTTTTCTTGAGCACGACGATGCCAACAGGGCACTAATGGGTTCCAATATGCAGAGACAGGCAGTACCTCTGGTGTTTACATCCTCTCCTTTAGTAGGTACAGGAATGGAGAAGAAGGTAGCATACGACAGTGCAGCTGTAATCGTTGCCAAAAGGGGTGGAATAGTGGAGGAGGTAGACAGCAAAAGGATAATAGTCAGGGTAAATCCCGAAGAGATAGACCCAAACGACCCTACAGACATTGGTATAGACATATACGAACTCAAGAAGATGCAAAGGACCAATCAGAACACCTGCATAAACGAAAGACCCCTAGTCTTTAAGGGTCAAAAGGTAAGCAAAGGTGATGTGCTGGCGGACGGTCAGTCAACGCAAATGGGTGAACTCGCCTTGGGTAAGGATGTGCTTGTTGCCTTTATGCCTTGGAGGGGCTATAACTTTGAGGATGCCATAGTAATCTCGGAGAGACTCGTAAAGGATGATGTCTTTACTTCCATCCACATTGAAGAGCTGGAAGTGGAGGCAAGAGAAACCAAGATAGGTTATGAGGAGATCACCAGGTCGGTGCCGGGTATTCCTGAAAGGATGCTGGCACACCTTGATGAATTTGGTATAGTCAGGATAGGCACCTATGTAAAGCCGGGTGATATACTGGTGGGAAAGGTAACACCTAAGGGGGAACAGCAACTAACTCCGGAGGAAAAACTTCTTCAAGCCATCTTTGGCGAGAAGTCAAGGGATGTAAAGGACACATCTCTCAGATGTCCGCCCGGCGTAGAAGGTGTGGTGGTTGATGTGCAAGTCTTTGCAAGAAAGGTAGGAGAGCGTAGGAACTACCTTACTGAACATGTGGAGAGACAAGAAAGGGAAGCTCTTCGCAACGAGCTGGAAAAGAGAAAGAAACTTCTCGTAGAAGGTAGAAACAGGATAATAAGAGATTTAGTTTTGGGTAAAAAGACGGACAAGGACATAACGGTAAAGAAGAAAACTTACAAGGCGGGTACAGTGATTGACGAAAAGACCTTTGAGGTGCTTCTCAACTACATAGTTGCGAAACCTGAAAATCTCTTTGAGGATAAAGATCTGTGCAATAGGATAAACGAGATAAGGGATAGAACAAAGGCTCAGGTGGAACTTCTGGAAAGGATTTACAAGGAAAAAGAGGAATCCATAGGTAAAAGGAGCGAGCTTCCACCCGGTGTTGTCACCTTAGTAAAGGTTTACATAGCTCAGAAGAGGAAGATTAAGGTAGGTGATAAGATGGCGGGAAGACACGGAAACAAGGGGGTCATATCAGTGGTGCTTCCCGTAGAAGACATGCCCTTCCTTCCGGACGGAACACCCGTTGACATAGTGCTGAATCCTCTGGGTGTGCCATCCCGTATGAATGTAGGTCAGATACTGGAAACCCACTTGGGATGGGCGCTCAAAGAGCTTGGTAAAAAGCTTGGAGAACTCATAGAACACATGGCAAGCAGGCAGGAGATAGTGGAGTTTTTGAAAAAGGTCTACTCGGTGGGAGATACAAAAGATGGAGAAAACACCAAGTACATAGAGAGCTTTTTAAACAGTTTGAGTGATGAGGATTTCATAAAAGTGGTGGAAAGCTATGCGGAAAAGGGTATACCTGTCGCAACATCTGTCTTTGAAGGAGCTAACGAAGAACATATAAAGGAGCTTCTGAAGATGGCAGGGCTTCCCGAGGATGGAAGGATCACGCTTTACGATGGAAGAACAGGTGAACCCTTTGATACCAAAGTCACCGTGGGATATATGTATATGCTAAAGCTCATCCATATGGTGGATGACAAGATACACGCCAGAAGCACAGGTCCGTACTCATTGGTCACTCAACAGCCTCTTGGTGGAAGGGCTCAGTTTGGTGGTCAAAGGCTGGGAGAGATGGAGGTATGGGCTCTGGAGGCTCACGGTGCTGCCTACACCCTTCAGGAGATGCTAACCGTCAAGTCCGACGACATAGAAGGAAGGACCAAGGTTTACGAAGCCATAGTCAAAGGAAAGTACACCTATACGCCAGGCATACCTGAGTCCTTCAGGGTGCTGGTAAGAGAGCTTAAAGCTCTCGGGCTAAATGTTAAGTGCGAGAACGGGGAATCAAAACCCTGTGACCAGATAGAAATTGAGGAGGAAGAAAGATGA
- the rplL gene encoding 50S ribosomal protein L7/L12, giving the protein MATLTIDEIVEAIGNMTLLEVAELVKKLEEKFGVSAAMVAAAPAAAPAGPAAPAVEEKTEFDVILKSAGANKINVIKVVREITGLGLKEAKDLVESAPKPVKEGVSKEEAENIKKKLEEAGAEVEIK; this is encoded by the coding sequence ATGGCTACACTTACCATTGACGAGATCGTTGAGGCAATTGGCAACATGACCCTTCTTGAGGTTGCCGAGCTGGTAAAGAAGCTTGAAGAGAAGTTCGGTGTATCTGCAGCTATGGTAGCTGCTGCACCAGCCGCTGCACCGGCGGGACCTGCTGCCCCTGCGGTAGAGGAAAAGACAGAGTTTGATGTAATTCTCAAGAGTGCTGGAGCCAACAAGATCAATGTGATAAAAGTGGTAAGGGAAATAACAGGCTTGGGACTCAAAGAAGCAAAGGATCTTGTGGAATCAGCGCCAAAGCCGGTGAAGGAAGGAGTTTCTAAGGAGGAAGCGGAAAACATCAAGAAAAAACTTGAAGAAGCGGGTGCAGAAGTGGAAATAAAGTAA
- the rplJ gene encoding 50S ribosomal protein L10: MRKSWKEKEQKIRGYKERFDRSNLLIFLNFTGVDAGSMSKLRSEIKSADGEILVGKNTLLYRAFMDTPLSDHREVLVGPTAVVFSYGDPVLIAKKIYDFGKELNKDNPLEKVKGGYMQGRFLMPADVQSLAELPPVEVLVSKLMGTLQAPLINFIMALKAVPQKLVLTLKALEEKKS, translated from the coding sequence ATGAGAAAGAGCTGGAAGGAGAAAGAGCAGAAAATAAGAGGTTATAAGGAGCGTTTTGACAGGTCCAATCTTTTGATATTTTTAAACTTTACTGGCGTAGATGCTGGGAGTATGTCTAAGCTGAGAAGCGAGATAAAATCTGCTGATGGTGAGATACTTGTGGGTAAAAACACCCTTCTTTACAGAGCCTTTATGGATACTCCTCTGTCGGACCACAGGGAGGTACTGGTGGGACCTACTGCGGTAGTGTTCTCTTACGGTGACCCTGTCCTGATAGCAAAGAAAATCTACGACTTTGGGAAGGAGCTAAACAAGGACAACCCCTTAGAGAAAGTGAAAGGTGGTTACATGCAAGGTAGGTTTTTAATGCCTGCGGATGTGCAATCTCTTGCGGAATTGCCACCTGTGGAAGTCCTTGTCTCCAAGCTTATGGGTACCCTTCAGGCGCCTCTTATAAACTTTATTATGGCCCTTAAGGCGGTGCCCCAAAAGCTGGTTTTAACTTTAAAAGCTTTGGAAGAGAAAAAATCTTAA
- the rplA gene encoding 50S ribosomal protein L1 yields MKRGKRYTKALNLFDKSKLHTVEEAVQMLKKIHQEAGAKFDETVELAMKLGVDPKYADQMVRGSLVLPHGLGKEVKVLVLAEGEQQRVAQEAGADYVGGEDIINRILKEEWVDYDVVIATPEIMPKVAKLGKILGPKGLMPNPKTGTVTPNIRQAVEEAKRGRVEFRVDKTGNIHIPVGKISFDEKKLVENVYAAVDAIVKAKPPGAKGQYVRSITLSSTMSPGIKVDIAQTLRRLQELAA; encoded by the coding sequence ATGAAGAGAGGAAAACGCTATACAAAGGCTCTTAATTTATTTGACAAAAGCAAGCTTCATACCGTAGAGGAAGCGGTACAAATGCTAAAGAAGATACACCAAGAAGCAGGTGCTAAGTTTGATGAGACGGTGGAACTTGCCATGAAACTGGGTGTGGACCCCAAGTACGCGGACCAGATGGTGAGAGGATCCTTAGTGCTTCCCCACGGCCTTGGTAAGGAAGTTAAGGTGCTGGTCCTGGCAGAAGGTGAGCAGCAAAGAGTAGCTCAGGAGGCAGGAGCGGACTATGTGGGCGGAGAGGATATTATAAACAGAATACTCAAAGAGGAGTGGGTGGATTACGATGTGGTGATAGCCACGCCTGAGATAATGCCCAAGGTGGCCAAACTTGGTAAAATACTCGGTCCCAAAGGGCTGATGCCAAACCCCAAAACGGGCACAGTCACACCCAACATAAGGCAAGCGGTGGAGGAAGCAAAAAGAGGTAGAGTTGAGTTCAGGGTGGACAAGACGGGTAATATACACATCCCCGTGGGTAAGATTTCTTTTGATGAGAAGAAGCTTGTAGAAAATGTGTATGCAGCCGTTGATGCTATAGTTAAAGCCAAACCGCCAGGTGCAAAAGGTCAGTATGTAAGGAGCATCACCTTATCCAGTACAATGAGCCCAGGCATTAAGGTGGACATAGCTCAAACCCTTAGGAGACTCCAAGAGCTTGCCGCATAA
- the rplK gene encoding 50S ribosomal protein L11: MAKKVSATVELMLPAQQATPAPPVGPALGQHGVNIMEFVKQFNAASKEFEPGTVVPVVITIYQDRSFTFIMKTPPASYLLKKAAKVQKGSGDPKKQKVGKITIEQLREIASLKLKDMNTQDINAAMRSIAGTAKSMGIEIEGWKE, from the coding sequence ATGGCTAAAAAGGTAAGCGCTACAGTGGAGCTTATGTTACCTGCCCAGCAGGCTACACCTGCTCCTCCTGTGGGTCCTGCGCTGGGACAGCACGGTGTTAATATTATGGAGTTTGTAAAACAGTTCAACGCAGCCAGCAAGGAGTTTGAACCAGGTACGGTTGTTCCTGTGGTGATCACCATATATCAGGATAGGAGCTTCACCTTCATAATGAAAACTCCCCCCGCCTCTTACCTTCTTAAAAAGGCTGCTAAGGTGCAAAAGGGTTCTGGAGATCCCAAAAAGCAAAAGGTAGGTAAGATCACCATAGAACAGCTAAGGGAGATAGCCAGCTTAAAATTAAAGGATATGAACACACAGGACATAAACGCAGCTATGAGAAGCATAGCAGGAACAGCAAAAAGCATGGGCATAGAGATAGAAGGATGGAAGGAGTGA
- the nusG gene encoding transcription termination/antitermination protein NusG, with protein MGEFKWYALQVEAGKEATARENLLKVIELEGLQEYVEDVVVPAEEKVVIRTQGKEKYRLSLRGNNRDLSVLGKKGVTTFRIENGEVKVIESVEGDTCIEAPPISKPGQKINCKENKVEAKIILESKMFPGYLLIKAEMNDALLRAIEKTPHVYKPVLVGGRVVPIDEKEVERVISFVKKGVRPVKVLFEKGDQVRVIEGPFMNFTGTVEEVHPEREKIVVLISIFGRLTPVELDFSQVEKL; from the coding sequence ATGGGTGAGTTTAAGTGGTATGCACTGCAAGTTGAGGCTGGCAAAGAAGCTACGGCAAGGGAAAATTTGCTCAAAGTTATAGAGCTGGAAGGTTTGCAAGAGTATGTGGAAGATGTGGTGGTACCTGCGGAAGAGAAGGTGGTAATAAGAACGCAAGGTAAAGAAAAGTACAGGCTATCCCTCAGAGGAAACAACAGGGATCTTAGTGTGCTGGGTAAAAAGGGTGTGACCACATTTAGGATAGAGAACGGTGAAGTAAAGGTTATAGAGAGCGTAGAGGGTGATACATGCATAGAAGCACCACCCATATCAAAGCCTGGTCAGAAGATAAATTGCAAGGAAAACAAAGTAGAAGCCAAAATAATTCTTGAATCCAAGATGTTCCCAGGCTATCTTCTTATAAAAGCTGAAATGAACGATGCCCTCCTGAGAGCTATAGAGAAAACGCCGCATGTTTACAAGCCTGTTTTGGTAGGAGGTAGGGTAGTACCCATTGATGAAAAAGAGGTGGAGAGGGTGATCAGCTTTGTAAAGAAAGGTGTAAGACCCGTGAAAGTGCTTTTTGAGAAAGGTGATCAAGTAAGGGTTATAGAAGGACCTTTCATGAACTTCACCGGCACTGTTGAAGAGGTGCACCCCGAAAGGGAGAAGATAGTGGTGCTTATAAGCATATTTGGAAGACTAACACCTGTGGAGCTTGACTTTTCACAGGTGGAAAAGCTTTAG
- the secE gene encoding preprotein translocase subunit SecE → MERIKSFIKGVRQEVDRVTWPDRKLVTKATISVIIFSLLIGVYLWLLDVGFTRMIHLLLSLRGS, encoded by the coding sequence ATGGAGAGGATCAAGAGCTTTATCAAAGGTGTAAGACAAGAGGTGGACCGCGTAACATGGCCCGATAGAAAACTGGTGACAAAGGCCACCATAAGTGTTATAATTTTTTCTTTACTCATAGGTGTATACCTATGGCTTTTGGATGTGGGTTTTACGAGGATGATACACCTTTTGCTTTCTTTGAGAGGTAGCTGA
- the rpmG gene encoding 50S ribosomal protein L33, whose product MREIVMLACTECKRRNYSTTKNKQKHPQRMELRKYCKWCKKHTLHREVK is encoded by the coding sequence GTGAGAGAGATAGTGATGCTTGCATGTACCGAATGCAAGAGGAGAAATTACTCTACTACCAAAAACAAACAGAAGCATCCACAGAGGATGGAGCTAAGGAAGTACTGCAAGTGGTGTAAAAAGCATACATTACACAGAGAGGTAAAATAG
- the tuf gene encoding elongation factor Tu gives MAKEKFIREKEHVNVGTIGHVDHGKSTLTSAITCVLAAGVLPGGKAKCTKYEEIDKAPEEKERGITINITHVEYETPKRHYAHVDCPGHADYIKNMITGAAQMDGAILVVSAADGPMPQTREHVLLARQVNVPYIVVFMNKCDMVDDPELLDLVELEVRELLSKYEFPGDEVPVIRGSALGALQELEQGKPDRWCNAIVELLKAMDEYVPTPVREADKPFLMPIEDVFSISGRGTVVTGRVERGVLKPGEEVEIVGIREEPLKTVATSIEMFRKILDEALPGDNVGVLLRGVGKDDVERGQVLAKPGTVKPHKRFRAQVYVLSKEEGGRHTPFFVNYRPQFYFRTADVTGTVVKLPEGQEMVMPGDNVELEVELIQPVAMEEGLRFAIREGGRTVGAGVVTQILD, from the coding sequence ATGGCAAAGGAGAAGTTTATAAGAGAGAAGGAGCATGTGAATGTGGGAACTATAGGACACGTTGACCACGGCAAATCTACCCTGACATCTGCCATCACCTGCGTCTTAGCTGCAGGTGTGTTGCCAGGTGGCAAAGCCAAATGCACCAAGTACGAAGAGATTGACAAAGCACCAGAAGAGAAAGAAAGAGGCATCACCATAAACATCACCCACGTGGAGTATGAGACGCCCAAAAGACACTACGCTCATGTGGATTGCCCAGGACACGCAGACTATATCAAGAACATGATAACAGGCGCTGCGCAGATGGACGGTGCCATACTGGTGGTGTCTGCGGCAGACGGTCCCATGCCACAGACCAGAGAGCATGTGCTTTTGGCAAGACAGGTCAATGTCCCTTACATAGTGGTCTTTATGAACAAGTGTGATATGGTGGATGACCCAGAGCTTTTGGACCTGGTGGAGCTGGAAGTGAGAGAGCTTCTTTCTAAGTATGAGTTTCCAGGGGATGAGGTGCCCGTAATCAGAGGCTCTGCACTGGGAGCTTTGCAGGAGCTTGAACAAGGCAAACCAGACAGATGGTGCAATGCCATAGTAGAACTTTTGAAAGCGATGGATGAGTATGTACCAACACCTGTAAGGGAAGCAGACAAACCCTTTTTGATGCCTATAGAGGATGTATTTAGCATATCCGGACGTGGTACAGTGGTAACAGGTAGAGTGGAGAGGGGAGTGCTAAAGCCAGGGGAAGAGGTGGAGATAGTAGGGATAAGGGAAGAACCACTCAAGACAGTGGCAACTTCTATAGAGATGTTTAGGAAGATACTGGATGAAGCGTTGCCTGGTGACAATGTGGGGGTTTTGCTGCGTGGAGTAGGCAAAGACGATGTGGAGAGGGGACAAGTGTTGGCAAAGCCGGGCACTGTAAAGCCACACAAGCGCTTCAGGGCACAGGTGTATGTGTTAAGCAAAGAAGAAGGAGGCAGGCACACACCCTTTTTTGTCAATTACAGGCCACAGTTTTACTTTAGGACAGCGGATGTGACGGGGACAGTGGTAAAGCTACCCGAGGGGCAAGAGATGGTGATGCCAGGCGACAACGTGGAGCTGGAGGTGGAACTCATACAGCCTGTGGCTATGGAAGAAGGGCTAAGATTTGCCATAAGGGAAGGAGGCAGGACGGTGGGAGCAGGAGTGGTTACCCAAATCCTTGACTGA
- the rpiB gene encoding ribose 5-phosphate isomerase B, with protein MKIAIGSDHAGYLLKEKIKDFLLSKGCQVVDVGTNSTASTDYPIFAREVALAVQRGEVQQGILICGTGIGMCITANKFKGVYAALCTNEYMAKVSRQHNNANILCLGGRVLGDALAISIVEAWLSADFEGGRHERRVSLIKSMEEDSKP; from the coding sequence ATGAAGATAGCTATAGGTTCTGACCATGCTGGGTATTTGCTCAAAGAGAAGATAAAAGATTTTCTTCTGTCTAAGGGGTGTCAGGTGGTAGATGTTGGGACTAACTCTACCGCATCTACAGATTACCCAATATTTGCGCGTGAGGTGGCTCTTGCTGTTCAGAGAGGGGAGGTGCAGCAGGGTATTTTGATATGCGGGACTGGTATAGGCATGTGCATAACTGCCAACAAGTTCAAAGGTGTTTATGCTGCTTTATGCACCAACGAATATATGGCAAAAGTTAGCAGACAGCACAACAATGCCAACATTCTGTGTCTGGGTGGGAGAGTCTTAGGCGACGCGCTTGCCATATCCATTGTAGAAGCCTGGCTCAGTGCAGACTTTGAAGGAGGAAGACACGAAAGAAGAGTGAGCTTAATTAAAAGCATGGAGGAGGACAGCAAACCATGA
- a CDS encoding MFS transporter codes for MRRKLNLISFALYDAGETLLGALIYSTFFPLFITKYIDPKTYSALYGVAFLISFFLALYLGKLADTKGLRKQLFVIFSLLTAFSGMSLSLFANLPYLALLVYCMMAVFHQQALVFYNSMLLSFDSRGLASGLGVAVGYISSAIALVFLARLMSVPDVFFQASFLFALLVLPSLLLLPNPPQRERVEIKEVLKDRKFLLTILAILSLTEVANTLIAMMGIYLKRVYGFEDTQIYRIIGLSAFGGVVGGVVFGKLADRWGASKLFPMGFFFWSFFLALLYFTPKHLTLVVGFLAGLSLAHLWTTSRLFVIENFPQTQVSVRLSFLSLTERIASTSGLFAWSLLLYLTGDNYRLSALLMIVFPLLGFIIFRKSRVVSL; via the coding sequence CTGAGAAGAAAGCTTAACCTTATATCATTTGCCCTCTACGATGCGGGAGAAACGCTTTTAGGTGCCTTAATCTATTCCACCTTCTTCCCTCTTTTTATAACCAAGTATATAGACCCCAAGACATACTCTGCTCTTTACGGAGTAGCTTTCCTTATCTCTTTCTTCTTAGCTCTATACCTTGGAAAGCTGGCAGACACAAAGGGTCTGAGAAAGCAACTTTTTGTAATTTTCAGCCTGCTTACAGCTTTTAGTGGCATGTCTTTGAGCCTTTTTGCTAACTTACCATACTTGGCTCTTTTAGTTTACTGTATGATGGCTGTATTCCACCAGCAGGCTCTTGTTTTTTACAACTCTATGCTTCTTTCTTTTGACAGTAGAGGTTTAGCATCGGGATTGGGTGTTGCAGTGGGATACATAAGCTCAGCAATAGCTCTCGTATTTTTGGCAAGACTCATGAGTGTGCCGGATGTGTTTTTTCAAGCTTCTTTTCTCTTTGCCCTTTTGGTTTTGCCTTCCCTTCTGCTCCTTCCTAACCCCCCACAGAGGGAGAGGGTAGAAATAAAAGAGGTGCTCAAAGACAGAAAGTTTTTGCTGACCATACTTGCCATACTTTCCCTTACTGAAGTTGCCAACACGCTAATAGCTATGATGGGTATATATCTAAAGAGAGTCTACGGATTTGAGGACACCCAGATATACAGGATAATAGGTCTTTCTGCTTTTGGTGGTGTGGTGGGGGGTGTGGTCTTTGGAAAGTTAGCCGACAGATGGGGAGCTTCTAAACTCTTCCCTATGGGCTTTTTCTTCTGGTCCTTCTTCCTTGCACTCCTTTACTTTACACCAAAGCATCTTACACTTGTTGTAGGTTTCTTAGCAGGGCTTTCTTTGGCACACCTCTGGACCACCTCAAGACTCTTTGTAATAGAGAACTTTCCCCAAACGCAGGTCTCTGTACGCCTCTCTTTCCTGTCTTTGACAGAACGCATAGCCTCTACCAGTGGACTCTTTGCATGGTCACTGCTACTATATCTAACAGGAGATAACTACAGACTCTCCGCTCTGCTTATGATAGTCTTTCCACTGCTGGGCTTTATCATCTTTAGAAAAAGCAGAGTTGTCAGTCTTTGA